Part of the Zonotrichia leucophrys gambelii isolate GWCS_2022_RI chromosome 12, RI_Zleu_2.0, whole genome shotgun sequence genome, aaactgggaacTCCCACCCATGCCCCTGGCTCTCTGCAGGGTGAAGCACCCCAACATCCTACAGCTGGTGGATGTCTACATCACCCGCAAGGAATATTTCATCTTCCTGGAGCTGTAAGTCTGGGACATCTGGAAGTGGGGAGGGAGTGGCCCCGCCATGGCTGGGTCTcggcagagctgctgtctgtAGGGCCACTGGCCGGGAGGTCTTCGACTGGATCCTGGACCAGGGCTACTACTCAGAGAAGGACACCAGCAATGTCATCCGGCAGGTGCTAGAGGCTGTTGCCTACCTGCACTCACTCAAGATCGTCCACAGAAACCTCAAGGTGGGTGGCAGAGGGGGGTAGGAGCACCCATGGGTGCTGCCATGCCCCCCGTGCGGGCGCTCACAGTCCCTGTGCCGGCAGCTGGAGAACCTGGTGTACTACAATCGCCTGAAGAACTCCAAGATCGTCATCAGTGACTTCCACCTGGCCAAGCTGGAGAACGGGCTCATTAAGGAGCCCTGTGGCACCCCTGAGTACCTGGGTGGGTGAGAGCCAGCCGGGTGGGCATGCAggggtgggcagtgctgggtccCAGcaggtctctgctgctccttacCATCCATTCCTtactctctgctgctgcacctcCCATTCCCATCACCCTGGGGGCTGAATCTGGGTGCTTCCAGTGGGTGCCTCCCACTCTCCATCATGCCAGGGCCAAGAGGCCGGGTGGCTGGGGACCCCGGGGGATGGTTTGGTTGCTCTTTGTCTCTGGCAGCTCCGGAGGTGGTGGGGCGGCAGCGGTACGGGCGGCCGGTGGACTGCTGGGCCATCGGCGTCATCATGTACATCCTGTGAGTGTGGGCTGAGGGACGGGGTAGCTACaggggctcggggctggggtgggactgAGTCCCCCACCACGTTCCCCAGCCTCTCGGGAAACCCCCCTTTCTACGAGGAGGCAGACGAGGATGACTATGAGAACCACGACAAGAACCTGTTCCGCAAAATCCTGGCCGGGGACTATGAGTTCGACCCGCCCTACTGGGATGACATCTCGCAAGCGGGTGAGCCCCACACTGGGGGGGGGGTATGTGGGGTCCCATGTTGTCCCCTACCAGCACTGACTtccccccctgtgcccccagctaAGGAGCTGGTGACACGCCTGATGGAGGTGGAGCAGGACCAGAGGATCACGGCAGAGGAGGCCATCTCCCATGagtggtgagcagcagcagggtcagaTGGGGAGCCAGGGGGGCGGGTAGGGCTGGTAGCTCACCCCTCACTGCTCCTTCAGGATCTCTGGGAATGCTGCCTCTGACAAGAACATCAAGGATGGCGTCTGTGCCCAGATCGAGAAGAACTTCGCCCGGGCCAAGTGGAAGGTGGGTGTGGGTGTGCCGTGCCTCCGTGTCCCCTCTCAGCCAAGCCCGGTCCCCCACCGTGGGGCAAAGAGCCTGGTGGCGCTGCCAGTCCCGGCCCCTCCGCCAGCCCCACACCCCCCGTCTCTCCCCCGCAGAAAGCCGTGCGAGTGACCACGCTCATGAAACGCCTGCGGGCGCCCGAGCAGTCGGAGAcggcggcagccccggccccggcagcgACCCCGGCCCCGGCAGCGACCTCGGCCCCGGCAGCGACCTCGGCCCCGGCAGCAACTCCAGCCCCGGCAGCGACCCCGGCCCCAGCTACCACGGCAGCTACCCCGGCAGCTACCACGGCCCCGGCGGCGACCACGGCCCCGGCGGCGACTCCGGCCGCCGCCCCGgctcccgccgccgcggccgcggAGCCCGCGGCCACAGAGCCCGCGACCGCCACCGAtacggccccggccccggcccccgctACGGAGCCCGCAGCCCCCTCCGCCACCGCCCCGgagcccgcagcccccggcacgccgcccgccgccgcgcAGCCTCCGGCCCCCGGCACACCGCCCGCCGCCACATGTACCGaggccggggccgccgccgaGCCCCCCAGCGAGCAGAGCGGCTGAGCGGCCCCCGCGCCCCCTGTACATAGCCCCGGCAtggccccccagccccgcctgcGCCCCCTTTTCTACGTGCCCCGCCGGAGAGCCGGCCgcggggcagagccctgcatgGCACCCGTCCCCCCGTGtcctcccagctctctcagtctGTCCCCCGCCGCCGTCCCCTGCCCCGGGGATGCCCAGAGAcgcggggcagccccgctcgGCCGCACGCCCCGCAGCGCCGGGGGGTCGTCCGGGGCCCCCCGGGACACGCGTGCATGTGCGGGACCGCGGGCGGGGCCGCCCGGGACGGAGCGAGGGCCGTCCCGGAGACTCCCTCTCCGtcccgggacccccggggggggacacggggacccCCGTCCGGGGGCAGCCGCACGGCCCCCCACGCGATGTGCCTGGAGgacccccggtgcccccccgtGCCCCCTCCCCGGTGCCCGCTTCCCCCCTCGCAGCTGCATGCCTGCAGGGCCGGCTCTGCCCGcggctgccgccgccgccccgcgccccgccgctGTATCTCTGGCAAATAAAGACCCCGCTGAGGACAAACTGAGACAGCACCAGCGCCGCCTGCCCAGTCTCTCTGTGGGGCCGGGGGGCGGCCGCGCCTGCCGGCAGCGCGGCGCTGAGCGAGACGCGGCGGGCTGGAAacggcagcgctgcccgggcaGCGAGGGCAGCGGGACCCGTGAGCGCTCGCCGCCGGGAAGGAGCCCGGGATGGATCCCGAGAAGGAGCCCGGGTGCCACCGCGGGGCACaggccgggcgggcggggcaCGGGGTGAGCCACGCCCACTATCACCGGACACGCCCCACAGACCACGCCCACCGATCCAGCCCCTCCCTTGGTCCCGGCCCGGGATCCCCGAGGTCACTTCCGGGGCGGGCCGGAAGCGGCGCGCTCGCGGTCGCGTTTAAACCGCGCAGGGCCGCGCGGCCGCTCTAGCCCCGGGGCCGCCACCCTCAGGAGCGCCCCCGGTcaccgggccggccccgccATGCCCATCCGCGCACACTGCACCATCTGCTCCGACTTCTTCGACAACGAGCGGGACGTGGCGGCCGTGCCGTGCGGGCACACCTTCCACCAGGCCTGGTGAgcgccggggcgggcgggggctcGGGCCGGGCCGTGGGTGTCAGCCGCGGGCCCCTTGTGTGGCCCCGGCGAGGGCTCGGAGGAGCTCACGGAGCTATGCGGGGCTGTGCTGATCACCCGTGTGAACGGGCTGGCCCCGGCGGTGGTGGAGTCGCCGTCCCTGCAGGTCCTTAAGGAAAGGCTGGATGTGTCACTTGGCACGGCGGTGATCGGCCATAGGCTGGACTCGATGAGCTCAGATCTTTTCCgacctaattgattctgtgcttctgtcgctgtgctgcctgcaggctcTCTGCTCCGGAAGAGCCACTGTCACAGGGTGTTTGGAGGGAGTGATGTTGGATTATGGTGAAGGTGCCCTGGTAATTCCGTGCTGTTCTAGGACTCTGTTGAAAGGAAATGGTTCTTCTCAGGAAATAAACTTTGTGTGGGGAGAGGGTGGGCATTTGCTTTCCTGGCTAACGAGCTTGGAGAGGAGCACGGGTGTGATTGTCACTTCtcactcagcagtgctgctcgggcctgctctctgccagcagccagccGAGCAGGGAGAGCTTCCAAAGGGAACCTGCCAGCTCCAAATCATTACCTGCTCCCAAAATAAACCTTTCCagtgtgatgtgatgtgatggcTTGGTTGCAGAATGCATTAGGAGCTGTCCTGGGGAGCCCggcagagcagagcccggcCCGGCACCCCTGGCTCAGAGATCCGAGCTCAgtggcagccctggagctggagctgtcacAGCGTGAtagagcagctcctgtgtgcaTCCACTCGCTCCTGCAAAGCTGTGGCTCCTCAGTGCCTGTCTCCCAGAGAGATCTGAGCTCTGCAAAAGCTCTGCCCTGTTAAAGATAAGCTCACATGCTAAATCCAGCCAGGAATTGTCTTGGAGATGCGGGTGGAGCATGCGTGTGGAGCACGGAGCTCCTGCCGGCCGCAGCGCTGGACTGAAGGTGTGCAGTTCTGCTTTATGATGAGGAGTCACATCCTGCTGtctcctggggagctggggcatGGCTCCTGGAAGCAGTGCCCCAGGACTGTAAGGATTTACTGtgttttccttgtctttctcagcctgttccagtggTTTGACACTGCCCCTAGCCGGACATGCCCGCAGTGCAGGAACCAGGTAAAGCCATCCCCCGTGCACACTTGTGGCACCAAGGAGCTCTGGCGTGGGGTGATGCCACAGAAAGGCTTGTGGTAAAAAGCAAAGGGACTTTCTGTCACTTGGGACTTCCTAGAGGAGAGGaactcccctccccagccctttgGGTTGCAGTGGACTGAGggtgccctgctgctgtctgcactgcagctcctttcAAAAGGGTCTATGGGTTTTCAGAGCTTTTCCTTAGGCTGGGTAAGTATTGCCATGATAGGACAGGCTGCAAGGGCTTGATGGGGCACCTGAGTGGTGTTTGTGGTGTGCCCAGCCCATTGCTGTCAGGTGAACAGCCCGCTCTGCTGCACGTGGGCCTTACAGCCCCTCCTGGCTGAGCAGTACTCGACCCTCCCTTGAGAAAGGCAGTGgctggggagagaaggaagcATGTGCTCTGCTTCTGAGACAGGAGGCTGAGCCTTGCATTTCCATTGGCTTAACTGAGACCTGAACGTCTTTGAAGTCCCTTGTGTCACCAGCCTTCATGCCACCAGTGGGTCTTGGCACGTGGTGGCTGCAGGAGATGTTTCCTCGCTCTCAGATGAAAATTTTTagccagctgctgcttgggCTTATTCTGTGTTCGTGCTTCTTTCCTCCTCTCAAGGTCTTGGCCCTTGTTCCTTCCCTGACTTGTTGATTCCCTCTGTTCTTCTCTGCCTCTTACATCTCTGGGTTACCATGGAGTTATCGCGAAATAACATCTTATGTGGCAGTAACCATGCAATTAGCTGGTGTCATGACTGTATATAATACTTAAAACACAAAGCTGTAACTGCATGGGGGAGGTGTGGAGAGCTATCAAATTCAATTACAGCACCTTCTgcctgcagaaagcagcacGTACTTCTGTCTTAGGATTTGGCATCATGTTAGCTCAGCATCAgctgctttgggctgagctgccagaGAACAGACTGCGCTCGATTCAGAAATGTCTGAGtctttctgctgcagctcaggagcttGGCTGGAGTCACACTGCCAGAAACTGAGTGGGGggtctgctgctgtgctgttgaGCCAAAGCAGAGCATCAGCACTAATGGTGTCAAACACGTGATCTGATTTGCCTTTCATGGCCTTGTCACAAGACAGTACCTTCTCCCCCTCCATCTGTCTTCCATATCTGTTGTTTCCATATTTGTGCACATCAAACTCTTCTGTCTCCTGTGTTAGGTCAGCAAAAGACACATCATCAGTAAGCTGTTTTTTGATGTTACCCTGGACGAGCAAGCAGCACCGGATGCTGAGACCTTGCAGGTAACTTGATGGGGGAGTTCTTTCCTCATGTGGTGCTTCAGCCTCCTGGGAGGGTGGCCTGGCCTGCTGGTCCTTTGCCAGCAGGTGCTTCCCAAGCTGGAGCTTGCTGTGCTCATGTGTCTGACCTGAAGTATATCAGTCTCTTTAGCATTCCCTCTGACCAAACCCCATGTGGTGACTCAAGgagcctcctcttcttcctgctcttccttctgcttctcaCTTTACCTGGAAACCTCCTGCAACACCATCACATCAGACTGCTGTTCCTCCCTTGGGAATGAGGGTACAGAGCTGTTCCCaagggcaggagaagggaaatCCCAGATGCAGTGAATTGCTGCTGGTATCTGTGGTGTGGCTGTGTGTGAGCCCTGCTAACCCCTCTGGAAAGAAGGGGCCATTGGAGGAACCTTCTGTGCAGGGAGGTGCAGACTGAAGGATGTGGGGCTGGGTGATTCCCCAAGAGAGATGAGGAAAGGAACAGCCTGAAGCCACACCAGTAGCAGTGAACAACGTGGAGGTTGGGTCCTGGTGGGatcctggctggagctgggatgctgGTGGTGTGCTGCAAGTGCCACCTTTGGGTGCAGAGAGTTGGGTGTGAGCAGGGATAAACACAGAGTGGCTGTTCCACGTTCTCCTTTGTGTAGTGTGGATGAAACAGGGCTCCTTCTGTCTTGGAATTATCTGTTCCAAAAAAAGGGTGGCCGGTTGACCTTGGTATAACGGGATGCTTGTACCCTCTTGTGTTTAGAAGCAGCATGTGCAGCAATTACCATAATTAGCAGTTGCCATGACAATTCTATATGTACTTTGTatgtctttaaaataaagccAGCCAGACTAGAATGTCAGTAGCAGTGTCTTTCTCCAAGATCACCAGTAAGAAATCTGAAGACTGAagtgggcagaggagaggaggagcatCTCTGGGCCCTGGAGCTGCGTGCCCTCACAGCAGATACATTTCCTTTTGTATGGATTGAGATCTGCTCCCACGGGTGTAATGAGATGGGCGACTCGGAATGGGTTGTCTGGAGAGAATCGCCCTAGAAAATCTTCCTGTTCTCTCTCACCCCCACCCCAGGATCTAAAATGGGTTCCCCCAGCCTTCTGCTCCAGGCAGGCTGTGCAGAACTGCTCCCTTGCTCAAGGGCAGGactgtggagctgctcctgcacaacAAGCTTAATGGTaactcctcctgctcctgtaaATCTTGTGTGTATGTGTCAGAGCAACATCTAGCCTCAGTGTACAGCCTGCTTAATGAGGGCTCTGAGGTCACCAACAGAAAGAACCAAATACTTTTCTGGGTAAATCAGCATCATTAGCCTGTGTGGGTATTCATTGCTGTGTGCACTGTacaggctgctggctgctgcaacCAGTTTCATGTGGTGTGCTGCCTCATTTCTGGAGATATGGAGTTCCTTAAGAACACAGATGCCTTGTTTACAATGGGTGAGGGACTAATGTCCACCTAGATGTGAGATCTGCCTGTGATGGAGTGTCTGATTCTGGCCAGGCACCAGTTCAAAGCAAACACATGGTGGGCCAAGCCTGGGCTCTTCAGAGGATGAGATAAGAACCTCTCTGGTATCCTCAGCCAGAAGCAACTTcacctgagaaagaaaaaaaaaaagaaaaatccaaggTTTGTGATGAACCACTGCCTGGCCCTCCAAGAGCTTGGGCATAGAGTGGTGATCATTTGTGTAATCAACTGGAGCTGTATCTGTGCAGCCCACAGCTGTCTTGGAATGAGCATTTGGCCTCCTGCCATGAAAAGGATGTGCTAGAGAGCAAAGTGTGTAGCTGTGGTCTGCTTGTCATCTTGGGGTGACAAGCTTGGGATTCTCTTTGGAGATCCAGTCTTTGGCACCCAGTGAAGTGGTTGGAAGAGCTCCCTCATGATCTGAAACCCCTTCCTGTTGTTGCAGAATTAGCCCAATTATCTTTGGTAAttgtctttgtttctgtttctcactGTTGCTGTTACTCAGAAATGTTTACAGTCACAGAAATGCTGGGGCTGTTTTGCTTTCCTCCACCCCCAGGCTAAAACTTCAATAGAAACACCAGGGGGAACCTGCATCCCTGGAGTAGCTGTGGAGCACAGGCTGAGTGTCCAGGCATTTCTTTCATTACTGAACCTGGGTTTAGCCTATACTGAATTTCAAGATGGTCCTTGTGAGCAGAACAGTCTCCATGtggctgttcccagagcaggaaaagggtgAGTTTTGGAGTGTAACACCTCAGTGAGTCTGTCAAGAGCTGCTTATGATCTGGGGACTGCAGAATTCTTCCAAATGAGATTTCAGCTTGGTGAAGAGGAGGTGGGGGGAGGATTCCTGCCTGTAAACCTGCTGGGGAAGGTAGAAGCCTTGGAGGACAGCTGTCTGTTTGTGGTCAGGATATATTCGTTTGATCTTGGGAAAATGTGGTCTTGTTACTCAgtctggcagggagaggagagcttctctcagaggagagaaaattggGAGCAGCTTTTAGGAGCTGTGGTGGAGGATGAGGGATTTCAGATTAAGTTGATGAATGAGGTAATGTTACATAGCTGCCTGAAGTAGCCCAGGGTTTCTTTGCTATCATGAAAATTAGCACATCTTGTGAGCCCACTAATCGTTCCTGAATAGGACTCTGAGGAAGCTGCTTCAGAATAGTTCCTGCAGCAGAGTTAATTCCACATTAGCCCTCCAGCAGTTGTGCCCCTTGGGGCAAGTCCCAGTCAGCTCTGCTAGGCTTTGCATTTAGTCCCTTCTGCTCTCCAAGCTTTACATCCCTCATTCtctttcctgcctttgttgTCACTAGCAGAACCCTAGCTCCAGTCCTGTCAGAGCTGTGGTCACTGCTGGTGCTATTCTCGGCTCAGATTTGCATGTAGCATTCCGGGCTGCACAGATTTGTGTGCCTGTGTTGGCATTTTATTGTGGTTTTATTCCACTGCAGTTCCTGCCTGACTTGTTATGTGCTTTCCTCTGCAGTTCTCTAACACAGATTTTTAAGTCATCTTCCTTTGACTCTTTCCTGCATATATTTATCtctctggtttttcttttaaatatatatatacagatataaatAGCCTCTCTTTTTAACCTCTCTACATTTCCTTTGGCTATTCGCCAGTGTTAAATTATAtctcttcattttctctaaTTTAAACTACAGGGCATCTGCTGCCTCTTTCTGATCCTTGATGAAGGCGTTAGAAATAGTTGATGTTCCTCAGACCCTTGTGGTACCCAGGAGATTTTGTGCACTCTCAGCTGGTGTGTTATGGATTGTTTTCTCAGTGATCTGTTTCCAGCATTCGATTGAGCTGTTAGCTCATATCAGCATCCTGAACTGCAGTGACTTCAGTGTCTGTCAGCATGTTTGAGTGCATGCTTGGTTACCTTTTCAGGTGtctggctgtgctctcctgtCTCCCACCTCCATCTGATTAAAGTTCACTTCAGTTTAAAGAACTCTCAGTAATCCAGTTAGTCTGGCAACATTCCTCCCTTATTGCCTTGTTTAGGTAAAACATTATAAAAATTGTTCTTGCCTGACTTCCTGTGTTTCCCTGAGAGCCTTCCAAAATTATTCAGCTAAAACAGGATGACTGACAGTGTGAGAAACACAAGGTTGACAAGGCTAAGATGAAGCTGCGATCCTCTCTTCTCCCCCTGAAGAATGCCAGTTGGAGGTGCTCTTTCCGTTCCCTGTGATATCCAGGCTTGTAACTCTGTGCTTGTTGTTTCTATATCCCCCTCTTCAGGGGATATAGACCTGCTTGGTCCAAAAGTCCTGCTGAGAAGcctcttgggttttttaagaTCTGGTGAAAGCATCTCTGCAGGACGTTTCCTAATGGGGTTTTCTGTGTTGTGTTTCAGAATGAACTGGACAAGGTGAAGGCCCAGCTGTCCTTGAAAGGTGAgttcctgcagcctgcaggggatcagcagctcctgggctctaCCTGTGCCAGGTGGCTTGGCCAGGTCTGAGGAGCCCCTGTGCAGAGGCCAGCCCTCTCTGAAGCTGAGGGCATGGTTCAGGCTGCAAACTGTTTCACTAGAGCAACTTCTTTGGAGCTTTTCCTGAGGCGAGAACACCTACAGTGATGCACAGCTTATATGACAGAGCCTGAGtccacagcctggcccagctctgctgtaaCTCAGGAGTTCACTGCAAGTTTACACAGGTAGATGCAATTGTTTTGCCCCCTTCCTGATCACAAGCTTAGAGAATTGCAGCAAAGCTCTGTCTGAAGCAGGCTTGAAAGCGAAAGCCTTGGTTTGCTTGCTGGGAAACTCACAGCTGCATATGGCAAAGGCTCATTCCCTCCAACAGATGAGAGGGTGAAAGTGGTGTCCAAAAGCAGCATTGGATTTGTTTGGCTGTTGCAGTGCCACATGTGTCGCGAGAAGAGCAGACGGAGTTCAGTGTGCACGCACTTCCATCTTCCCATCTTTAATTTTAGAGGATGTTTGAGggaggcaggaaaagcaaaagcccTGGAGACTTGTCGATGGGTTTTAAGCATCGTCTGTAGGCAGCCTGTCATCAGAACATGAGTCAtgagcagcaaaaggaaaatgtcaGTCTAAGTGACAGAAATCCTAAAACATGCTAGCAGAAGggtaaaaaaatgtttaaagaatGCTGGGGGCTCACCCACGCCCCAAGAGTTGTCTTTCCTCTGCGTTCCCTGCATGCACGAGACAGACATGAATAGCCAGTAGATTGAGGATTCGGTCCTTAGCCTGAGAGTAGAATTGGATGGTCTGCACGTCTCTATTCTGAGGCCTGTTCTCCTGCCAGCTTGGTTGAGTTTAGTGACTTGGTAGAGAGCCAGATCTTCTGGGGAAGGTGGCTGGGATTCTTGCTAGGATATTATCCAAGAAAAACTGCTTGAAGGCCTGCTAATCTTCCCGGCTTCTGGTGAGTAAAGGTTGGATTTGacattccctgtcccattcTCTTTTCATACTGGAAATGCGAAGCTCCTTCCCACCTCCTGCCTCCTTTGCTGTGGGtactctgctctctgctggttCCTGTGTATAAGTTCTCCATGTgaagctgtgctctgctctgtgtgctgcagaggagctgtggagctgccaggctctgaTCAGCCTGCAAATGGCTCGAGAGGTGCCGAGCTCCGAGCAGGCTCTGTGGGAGGCACTCTGAATGAGCTGAAAACTCATTCCTGCAGCACGGAGGGGTTTGATTCCTGCCATCTGCCTCTGGGCAGCTGGGAACGGAGGAGGGGGAAGCCCTAACTCTTCCAGTGGGTGTGGAGTCCCTGCAAATGCAAGGGAGCATCTCCAGGCACTGCCTCTGGTGGGGAAGGGTTATTCAGATCAGCGGAGAAGCCACCCGCATGCTTCTGCTGGAACACATTCCTCTCTTGTTCCTCGGTCCCACATGGCTCTTTTACTCCCTGATTGAACAGTGCAGCTTCCCTGCAGGTCCTGCTCCCACAGGATGTGCAGGCAGAATTTGAAACTGGATGGCTTGCAAGGAGAACAAGCTTTTTGGAAAAGCACTCTTTGGCTCTCTACTATTGCCAGGCTGGAGTCACAGGCAATTTTAGCAAAGACTCTGAAGATGGTGAGCTGAAGGTTTTaccctgccctcagcagggtTAGGTGGAGGAGTTCCTGCTTTCCCTCATTACCCAACTGCTTTGAGCTTCTCAACGATGCTGGCTGTTCCCTGCTTGGTCTGGCAGCTCCTGATAGTGAGTGTTGGTTAGGGTTAGGATTAGTGATTGTTGCTTTCTGACCTGTCCTTCCCTTGTCTCCACAAAACAAATTGAAATCTGGTGGTGGTTTCCACCACCTTCTTTCTGGTGGTCAGAGAGGCATGTGCTTTGCTCCTGGATTGCtagagggagggacagcaggatgCAAAGGTTTTGTGACCTGCAAAAAGTGGGCACTTGGGGAATCTACCTAAGCTGTCATGTTCTGCAGTGCCCCCAGGGTGCTGCCCTTTGATGTAGGTGCTGTGGTTTGTGAGGGCACGTGCAGCAGCTTGGTGGACCCCTGCATACAGCTGCTCAGTGGCCCCCAAAGGGGTTCCTGACATGTAAGATTCCATGTGGAGAGGATGGATACAAAGCTCTCTTCTCCAGCTTTATGACAGCTTGGTGTAACTCGAGAGGAATTATTTCCTTGTGCAAGCCTGGCTTTGAGAAAACGCAAGAGTTAAGATACATCATCTTAATGCTAGCAGGGCTGGCGCTGGAAAGCTattaaagggaattttttatCTTTAGTAAAGAAATCTTGAagcctgctggcactgagagAAGCAATTGCTCAGTACAGACCCTGGTGCAGACGCCACTTAGAGAAATGGCTCTCTCCAGGAATGGCCGAATCctggcagcctggagctgagcctgccagcagtctgtgtgctgctgtgctgcaacTGGAGTCTGGGTTACCAGGCCATGacctttctgtttcttcctttgcagagaaagaaaagcgGGAATGCCAGGCTGTTGTGGACGGGCTGAGGGACACACTGGATGTGCGCAATGCCACCATAGAGTCGCTCCAGAAGATGCTGGGAGAGACAGAGATGCTGTGCTCCTCTCTCAAGGTACCTGTCCTGTCCCAAGCAGGGCTAACCATCATGCAGTCAGTGTTAGTTCTGTTGAAGATCTCTGCAGATCCTGCTAATAAAGAGATTGTgctggtgggattttgggtctGGTACCtggattttcattttggtttgatTAATCGAAGCAAGTGCTGTTGCTGGACTTGAGGTCCTGTTTGTGCTCTGCCTGAGGTGATTCAGAGGCATAAAAAGCCTACAGGCCTGTGGTTTGTGTACAGGAGCTCAAGGTAGTGGTATCCCTGGTGAGGGAGaaatgccagcccagcctgaggaaTGTGGCTGAGCCTCACTAATGAAGTGGCAGTGCTGGTCATAAAGGTAGTAGCAGGAATCTAGAGTGGGAACTAGCCCCAGCACCCCGTTGCTGAAACAGTGGTTCCCTGAGGTAGAATGTTCTTCTGAAATGGGTTTAGGCCAAGTGGGATTCAAGGAAAATTAGTTTCTTACTTTGATCGGGGGTAGaaatcaaactgaaaaatatggAGGGGGAGTTGCAGGCTTCAGCTGAGTGGGATCTGATCCAGCTAACTCTCCTGTCTCTGTTCTGTTGCCAGGGCTTTGCCTCAGTTAGGTTAGTAATGTTGTGAAGTCCAGGGATCAAATATTCCTGTTGTGCTTCAGTGTGCAGTGACTCAGTGTGTAGTCATGTACTATGCATAAACAGCAAGAGGAAGAGGGCAAGACCAGGAGCAGCTTTATTGGGATGTCTTGGAGCAGCTTTGCCTtgatgctgggctgggcactctGTGCTGTGTGAAGGTGATGTGCCTGTCTCAGGCAGGTGGGGTGCAGGCAGGTGAGGTTGTGAGTGCAGTGGGAAAGTGGGATAAGGGTCTACTGCACTTCCCATGCTGTCTGACCCAGTGTCCTAAACTGTGTCCTGTTTCTTGACCTGCAAGGCcaagtggcccagagagagCTTGTAGACATGTCCTGGTGCTGTTGTGCTATAtgcttcctgcagctgggctctTCTGGGAGGGAGCATCTGGGGGATCTACCTGACACTAGGGCAGAAGGAGTAAGGAATTAATGCCAGGCAGGCCTCACTGTGGGCCAGCACAACTGGTTTTGCCCAACCATGGGATTATATCCAATCTACTTTCATGTAAAGGCACCCTGGATCTTGGCCATGCCATAGGTGCTGGTGTGATCCTAGGTCAGTGGCAGGATGCCCCCTCCTCCAGCAGAAATAACTGTGACAGTGGGAGCTGGTACTTGTGCTCAACTCAGCATCTCAGTGCTGGGTTTTCCTGCCTTGACACCTCTGGAGGAGGCTCTGTGCTGATCTTCCCTGTTGCAAAACCCGCTCTGTATGCTTAAGTCCCTTTAATGaaagctgggcagggcagaaggATTAGGGACCTGGAGGTATCTTTTCTGTGCTGTATGGGGTTTCCCAGCTGAGTGCCAAGCACTGTCTTAAACTGCATCATTAAAGATTAAAGCACTGAACTTGTGCAGTGAAAATACAGGCTTAACTGGCTGTGACGCAGGCTAAGGCTGTGAGCTGGGCC contains:
- the CAMKV gene encoding caM kinase-like vesicle-associated protein, encoding MPFGCVTLGDKKDYNQPSEVTDRYDLGQVIKTEEFCEIFRAKEKTTGKLYTCKKFLKRDGRKVRKAAKNEIIILKMVKHPNILQLVDVYITRKEYFIFLELATGREVFDWILDQGYYSEKDTSNVIRQVLEAVAYLHSLKIVHRNLKLENLVYYNRLKNSKIVISDFHLAKLENGLIKEPCGTPEYLAPEVVGRQRYGRPVDCWAIGVIMYILLSGNPPFYEEADEDDYENHDKNLFRKILAGDYEFDPPYWDDISQAAKELVTRLMEVEQDQRITAEEAISHEWISGNAASDKNIKDGVCAQIEKNFARAKWKKAVRVTTLMKRLRAPEQSETAAAPAPAATPAPAATSAPAATSAPAATPAPAATPAPATTAATPAATTAPAATTAPAATPAAAPAPAAAAAEPAATEPATATDTAPAPAPATEPAAPSATAPEPAAPGTPPAAAQPPAPGTPPAATCTEAGAAAEPPSEQSG